In Bradysia coprophila strain Holo2 unplaced genomic scaffold, BU_Bcop_v1 contig_24, whole genome shotgun sequence, one genomic interval encodes:
- the LOC119077703 gene encoding juvenile hormone acid O-methyltransferase-like: MDNPDAYKNTKALRDDNHAQLIEEFTPKFNWRSDGRDSVLDIGCAGGNVTSGLILPKLPSTFSKLIGVDINDNMVDYATKNNQIPKVSFKKLDIGADISEFMHEYGPFDHIISLFCFHLVPDQKLAIQNVYNLLGTNGDCFLHFLCDFDGFDVHKKAYPKWSQYMVDIDDFISPYHRRIDPVNMIRKHLKNAGFSRYTVEERRKWIAYHDVQSFKGAFAPVIPFFSQIPVERQEEYLDDYVKFSLDVKPDPGVKVHNFKAGQDVNIFVAYRTVVAFAEK, encoded by the exons ATGGATAATCCTGACGcatacaaaaatacaaaagctTTACGTGACGATAACCATGCACAGCTTATTGAAGAATTCACTCCCAAATTCAACTGGCGCTCAGATGGCAGAGATTCTGTGCTGGATATCGGATGTGCGG GTGGTAATGTTACCTCTGGTCTTATTTTACCTAAATTACCTTCGACCTTTTCGAAATTGATCGGTGTCGATATTAATGACAACATGGTTGACTACGcgacgaaaaataatcaaattccGAAGGTATCGTTCAAGAAGCTGGATATTGGAGCTGACATCAGTGAGTTCATGCATGAATATGGTCCATTCGATCATATCATTTCGTTGTTCTGCTTTCATTTGGTACCCGATCAAAAGCTAGCAatacaaaatgtgtataaTCTGCTTGGGACGAATGGTGACTGTTTTTTACACTTTCTGTGCGATTTTGATGGTTTCGATGTGCACAAAAAGGCGTATCCGAAATGGTCTCAATATATGGTGGACATTGATGATTTTATATCACCGTACCACCGTAGAATAGACCCAGTGAATATGATAaggaaacatttaaaaaatgctGGATTCAGTAGGTACACCGTGGAGGAAAGACGGAAATGGATCGCTTATCACGATGTTCAATCGTTTAAAG GTGCATTCGCACCAGTCATTCCTTTCTTCAGCCAAATACCAGTGGAAAGACAGGAAGAATATCTTGACGATTATGTGAAGTTCTCATTGGACGTTAAACCAGATCCAGGGGTGAAAGTGCACAATTTCAAGGCTGGACAAGATGTGAACATATTTGTTGCATATAGAACCGTGGTAGCATTcgcagaaaaataa